One region of Wyeomyia smithii strain HCP4-BCI-WySm-NY-G18 chromosome 3, ASM2978416v1, whole genome shotgun sequence genomic DNA includes:
- the LOC129729303 gene encoding uncharacterized protein LOC129729303, producing the protein MASTCKTCSSAVNGIDKVVCRGNCRSLFHRTCIPQLQRSILEVIATHSSNLFWLCDDCASSFNNWLQLPVTAAPAADSLQLCQAVEKLNSVVTDLSSRIEKHFPCGPAVPAQKMFFSQRLPGKQPTPKRSRENNAKFRATAAAVCGTRTIQREIKTVADERQQFWIYLSRLDLCHTVNDIAAMIQECLGINETPKAILLVKKDADLTKLNFVSFRVEIPRDLKKAALSASTWPIGVLVREFDFDQTRVDRFRQ; encoded by the coding sequence ATGGCTTCTACGTGCAAAACATGCAGCTCCGCCGTCAATGGAATTGACAAAGTCGTCTGTCGTGGTAACTGCCGATCACTGTTCCATCGTACATGCATTCCCCAATTGCAACGATCGATTTTGGAGGTGATTGCAACACACAGCAGCAATCTATTTTGGCTATGCGATGATTGTGCCAGCAGCTTCAACAATTGGCTGCAACTACCCGTTACCGCCGCCCCCGCTGCTGATTCATTACAGCTGTGTCAAGCAgtcgaaaaattaaattctgTCGTCACCGATCTCTCGTCTCGCATCGAAAAACACTTCCCGTGCGGACCTGCTGTTCCAGCCCAAAAGATGTTTTTTTCTCAACGTCTGCCGGGCAAACAACCAACGCCTAAACGTAGTCGAGAAAACAATGCCAAATTTCGTGCTACTGCCGCTGCTGTTTGTGGCACCAGAACTATACAACGCGAAATCAAAACTGTAGCAGACGAGCGACAGCAATTTTGGATCTATCTGAGCCGTCTCGATCTATGCCACACAGTGAATGATATCGCCGCTATGATCCAGGAGTGTCTAGGAATCAATGAAACGCCTAAGGCAATTTTGCTAGTGAAAAAAGATGCGGATCTCACTAAGCTGAATTTCGTTTCATTCAGAGTGGAAATTCCAAGAGATCTCAAAAAAGCTGCTTTAAGTGCGTCTACGTGGCCGATCGGAGTTTTGGTGCGCGAATTTGATTTTGATCAAACACGAGTTGACCGATTTCGCCAATAG
- the LOC129729304 gene encoding uncharacterized protein LOC129729304, translating into MDSESQPTLAQDKYRTLYAPDNRQNPCLHFRTLDNSSSQPIIGPRISYSHATNSPLHLYYQNASGMNSNIDDYLLAFSDSHYDFIALTETWLDDRTLTSHLFGAEYEGFRCDRGPQNSQKKTGGGVLIAVRCSLKPRQIVDAAWNNLEQVWVSVQLSGRKLYICVVYFPPERTRDKQLIDTHIQSVLAIHDRVKRCDEIVVIGDFNLPNLYWAPKRSGFLYPDPDRSNYHACALNLLDGYNAAMLEQINNNVNENGRCLDLCFVSTRDIAPRLTFAPAPLVKTVSHHPALLLDFDEQNSLDYQEPVQQPRYDFKRTDYDGLLEALLIFDWANNLNPTDVDMAVDDFLSIVTGMIARFVPRKRVRPHKYLPWQSTELRRLKRIKNATFKRYSASGTLSLRNHYRSVNQEYKTLRRRCYANYRRKIERKLKTDPKQFWNFVNAQRKETGLPSVVELATEKADNSSDICRLFAAKFASVFVDESLTTTQISAAASKVALSSSSIASIDIDDRAILAAVTKLKNSNWSGPDGIPATLLKKCIPGLVTALTHLFRLSMSSGRFPLAWKQAYMFPVHKKVIVAILTTTEEYRHCVLHLNCSS; encoded by the coding sequence ATGGACAGCGAGAGTCAACCGACTCTCGCACAAGATAAGTACCGTACACTTTACGCTCCTGACAACCGCCAAAATCCGTGTTTACATTTTAGAACACTTGACAACTCGTCGTCCCAGCCGATTATTGGACCGAGGATTTCATATTCACACGCCACAAACTCACCTCTGCACCTGTACTACCAAAACGCTAGCGGCATGAACTCGAACATCGATGACTACCTGCTCGCCTTTTCTGACAGTCACTACGACTTCATCGCATTAACGGAAACATGGCTTGACGATCGCACCTTAACTTCCCACCTGTTTGGAGCCGAGTATGAGGGTTTCCGTTGCGATCGCGGCCCTCAAAACAGCCAAAAGAAGACCGGTGGAGGTGTACTCATCGCTGTCCGTTGCAGCTTGAAGCCCCGGCAAATCGTCGACGCGGCCTGGAACAACCTCGAACAAGTTTGGGTATCGGTCCAGTTATCCGGTCGAAAGTTATACATTTGCGttgtttactttccaccggagAGAACACGCGATAAGCAGCTAATCGACACTCACATCCAGTCCGTTTTAGCTATCCACGATAGAGTAAAAAGGTGTGACGAGATCGTAGTCATTGGAGATTTTAACTTGCCTAATTTATACTGGGCCCCTAAAAGAAGCGGTTTCCTTTATCCCGATCCGGACCGCTCCAACTATCATGCTTGTGCACTTAATCTTCTCGATGGATACAACGCCGCAATGCTCGAGCAAATTAATAACAATGTGAACGAGAACGGACGCTGCCTTGATCTTTGTTTTGTCTCCACTAGAGACATCGCACCCAGGCTAACCTTTGCTCCGGCACCATTGGTTAAAACAGTTTCCCACCATCCGGCTCTTCTTCTTGATTTTGATGAGCAGAATAGCCTAGACTATCAGGAGCCTGTCCAACAGCCTCGTTATGACTTCAAGCGTACTGATTACGACGGATTGCTAGAAGCACTGCTAATTTTTGACTGGGCTAATAATCTTAATCCCACTGATGTTGATATGGCTGTAGATGATTTTCTTTCCATTGTTACCGGAATGATTGCCCGTTTCGTCCCACGAAAGAGAGTACGACCCCACAAATATCTTCCCTGGCAGTCAACAGAACTAAGACGCTTGAAACGAATTAAGAATGCCACATTCAAGAGATATTCTGCAAGTGGTACGTTATCTTTGCGAAATCATTACCGGTCAGTTAACCAAGAATATAAAACTCTAAGAAGACGGTGCTACGCCAATTATAGGCGGAAAATTGAGAGAAAATTAAAAACCGACCCAAAACAGTTCTGGAATTTTGTGAATGCTCAGCGGAAAGAAACGGGACTTCCGTCTGTCGTGGAACTTGCTACTGAAAAAGCTGACAATTCGTCCGATATTTGCCGACTATTTGCTGCTAAATTTGCAAGTGTTTTTGTCGATGAATCTCTTACCACTACCCAGATATCCGCAGCCGCCAGCAAAGTCGCCCTTTCAAGTAGCTCCATCGCCTCGATCGATATCGACGATCGCGCAATTCTTGCCGCTGTGACTAAGTTGAAAAACTCTAACTGGTCCGGCCCTGATGGGATCCCTGCCACATTactgaaaaaatgcattcctggACTAGTAACTGCCCTTACGCATTTGTTTCGCCTATCAATGTCCTCTGGAAGATTCCCCTTAGCTTGGAAACAGGCGTACATGTTTCCGGTACATAAAAAGGTGATCGTAGCAATATTGACAACTACAGAGGAATATCGGCATTGTGTGCTACATCTAAATTGTTCGAGTTAG